In Blautia sp. SC05B48, a single genomic region encodes these proteins:
- the rplT gene encoding 50S ribosomal protein L20, producing MARIKGGLNAKKRHNRTLKLAKGYRGARSKQYRVAKQSVMRALTSSYAGRKQKKRQFRQLWIARINAAARMNGLSYSKMMHGLKVANIDINRKMLAEMAVNDAAGFTALAEIAKKAIA from the coding sequence ATGGCAAGAATTAAAGGCGGATTAAACGCAAAGAAAAGACATAACCGTACATTAAAACTGGCAAAAGGCTACAGAGGAGCCCGTTCCAAACAGTATAGAGTAGCTAAACAGTCTGTAATGAGAGCTCTTACAAGCTCCTATGCAGGAAGAAAGCAGAAGAAACGTCAGTTCAGACAGCTCTGGATCGCTCGTATCAACGCAGCAGCAAGAATGAACGGACTTTCCTACAGCAAAATGATGCACGGCCTTAAAGTTGCAAACATCGACATCAACAGAAAGATGCTTGCAGAGATGGCAGTTAACGATGCAGCAGGCTTCACAGCACTTGCTGAGATCGCTAAGAAAGCAATCGCATAA
- the rpmI gene encoding 50S ribosomal protein L35 — MPKIKTCRAAAKRFKKTGTGKLVRNKAYKSHILTKKSQKRKRNLRKSTVVDSTNVKSMKKVLPYL, encoded by the coding sequence ATGCCAAAAATTAAAACTTGCAGAGCAGCAGCAAAGCGCTTTAAAAAAACAGGTACAGGAAAATTAGTAAGAAATAAAGCCTACAAGAGCCATATCCTTACAAAGAAATCTCAGAAGAGAAAGAGAAATCTGAGAAAATCTACTGTTGTTGATTCTACTAACGTAAAGAGCATGAAGAAAGTATTACCATATTTATAA
- a CDS encoding ABC transporter substrate-binding protein has protein sequence MKNWKKVIGVASAAAMTAAMMMPASVFAADDETFKIGVIGPMTGDYAQYGTNVYNAAKIAADEINENGGFNGYKVEILDAGDDQGDPEKAVNAYNDLIDKGMQMLCGTVTSGSCIAVGAEAAEDTFLFTPSATALDCITAGTNEFRMCFTDPAQGTKSAQYISEHKLATKVAVLYDSAADYNSGVHDAFVAAAADDGLEVVADEAYTTDSNTDYSVQLAKIKKSGAELLFLPNYYSDNALILQQASEAGMDIKFFGVDGMDGILNVENFDKSLAEGVMLLTPFSATSTDEKSQNFVKAYGDAHNGEIPNQFAADTYDVLYAMQLAADDAKITPDMENADISAAMSASMANIELDGLTGKAKWTEDGECDKEPKAFEIKDGAYVEMK, from the coding sequence ATGAAGAATTGGAAGAAAGTAATCGGCGTTGCATCAGCAGCAGCGATGACAGCAGCTATGATGATGCCTGCATCAGTTTTTGCGGCAGATGATGAGACATTTAAGATCGGTGTGATCGGACCGATGACAGGTGATTACGCACAGTACGGTACCAACGTATACAACGCAGCCAAGATCGCAGCTGATGAGATCAACGAGAACGGTGGATTCAACGGATATAAAGTAGAGATTCTTGACGCAGGTGATGACCAGGGAGATCCGGAGAAGGCTGTTAACGCATACAATGACCTGATCGATAAAGGAATGCAGATGCTCTGTGGAACTGTAACATCCGGTTCCTGTATCGCAGTAGGAGCTGAGGCAGCTGAGGATACATTCCTCTTCACACCATCCGCAACAGCACTTGACTGTATCACAGCAGGAACAAACGAGTTCCGTATGTGCTTCACAGACCCGGCACAGGGAACAAAATCTGCTCAGTACATTTCCGAGCACAAACTTGCAACGAAAGTAGCAGTACTTTATGATTCTGCTGCTGACTACAACTCCGGTGTACATGACGCATTCGTTGCAGCAGCTGCTGATGACGGACTTGAAGTAGTTGCAGATGAGGCTTACACAACAGACAGCAACACAGACTATTCTGTACAGCTTGCAAAGATCAAGAAGAGCGGCGCTGAGCTTCTTTTCCTTCCGAACTACTATTCCGACAATGCGCTGATCCTTCAGCAGGCATCTGAGGCAGGAATGGATATTAAATTCTTCGGTGTAGACGGTATGGATGGTATCCTTAACGTAGAGAACTTTGATAAATCCCTTGCAGAGGGCGTTATGCTCCTGACACCATTCTCAGCAACATCCACAGATGAGAAGAGCCAGAACTTCGTAAAAGCATACGGCGATGCTCACAACGGTGAGATCCCGAACCAGTTTGCGGCAGATACATATGATGTACTTTACGCAATGCAGCTTGCAGCTGACGATGCAAAGATCACACCAGATATGGAAAATGCAGACATCAGTGCAGCAATGAGCGCATCCATGGCAAACATCGAGCTTGACGGACTTACCGGAAAAGCAAAATGGACCGAGGATGGTGAGTGTGATAAAGAGCCGAAAGCATTCGAGATCAAAGACGGTGCTTATGTAGAGATGAAATAA